The following are encoded together in the Candidatus Methylomirabilis oxygeniifera genome:
- a CDS encoding exported protein of unknown function (Evidence 5 : No homology to any previously reported sequences) → MRMRRRFPQSTFLMNLSIIGGNGPLYKAGQPFTPYPHLWINLWIRETASDTDFQGIVKRLFNVFNMLDKEASCG, encoded by the coding sequence CCGTTTTCCACAGTCAACCTTTCTTATGAACCTGTCAATTATCGGGGGCAACGGCCCCCTTTATAAGGCGGGACAGCCATTTACGCCTTATCCACACCTGTGGATAAATCTGTGGATAAGAGAAACCGCATCTGATACGGATTTCCAGGGAATCGTGAAGAGATTATTCAATGTATTCAACATGTTAGACAAGGAGGCTTCCTGTGGATAA